A window from Lentisphaera araneosa HTCC2155 encodes these proteins:
- a CDS encoding dienelactone hydrolase family protein — MFKQQLLKYLLLLLFSLSLSAEKLQETLPSYPDAQVPKNFEEMWKDFDPRKEPLDVEVLHETEQDGVVIKVIRFRVGIFKGQKSMMAAVYGYPKGAKNLPGLLQVHGGGQYAQYQAIVTNAKRGYTTLSIAWAGRLNAPGYVVSPTEVKAFWKGDTTDKHFKVTTDWGALDAYHAPSRSGIHAFGDLPADKWRIDNVKSARNSSWFPITMATRRALTFLEQQPQVNGDKLGVYGHSMGGKITVLTAAADKRVKAAAPSCGGISDREKKHAEHYNGVGDATNLENITCPTVFLSPANDFHGRINDLPQTIKEIKTDQWRIAAAPHNNHQDIPEAEVATQLWMDQYLKQSFTWPKAPTTHVMLKNNAKRPIIVVNVDESMPIESVEVYYTQQGSTVGKDRHRQINQFWHFAKPNLHKGKYAAVLDLYSTEKPLWVYANVIYKMDKEVTGAGYYYGTYKADKFINSSLLKMIAPTELQAAGIETTIQKTLNFEDFKENWEKEWFTYKVQQWGRKTHKLYHPAYQPPSPNSAMTLKVYAEQDNALIIGVDKYVKEFQVKGGQINEFTFTATDFKDADDKILPSWEGTKEFRLVESEALRPKSGKVKIIGKAWQGPKPQFKELNWIK; from the coding sequence ATGTTCAAGCAACAACTCCTCAAGTATTTACTCCTCCTACTCTTTTCCCTTAGTTTATCTGCGGAAAAACTACAAGAAACTCTGCCCTCTTACCCTGACGCCCAAGTTCCAAAAAACTTTGAAGAAATGTGGAAGGATTTCGACCCACGAAAAGAACCTCTTGATGTGGAGGTCCTTCACGAAACCGAACAAGATGGCGTCGTGATCAAAGTCATTCGCTTCCGCGTGGGTATCTTCAAAGGTCAAAAGTCGATGATGGCCGCCGTTTATGGTTACCCGAAAGGAGCGAAAAATCTCCCAGGACTACTCCAAGTGCATGGCGGCGGGCAATACGCGCAGTACCAAGCCATAGTTACTAATGCTAAACGCGGCTACACCACACTTTCCATTGCTTGGGCCGGCCGCCTAAACGCGCCAGGCTATGTTGTGAGTCCCACCGAAGTAAAAGCCTTTTGGAAAGGCGATACCACTGACAAACATTTCAAAGTCACCACTGATTGGGGAGCTCTTGATGCTTATCATGCGCCTTCACGAAGTGGAATCCATGCCTTTGGAGATCTTCCGGCTGATAAATGGCGAATCGATAATGTAAAATCCGCGCGCAATAGTTCTTGGTTTCCCATCACCATGGCAACTCGCAGAGCTTTAACTTTCCTTGAACAGCAGCCCCAAGTCAACGGTGATAAACTCGGGGTTTACGGCCATTCCATGGGCGGAAAAATCACCGTACTTACTGCGGCTGCCGACAAGCGCGTCAAAGCGGCAGCGCCATCATGTGGTGGCATCAGTGATCGAGAAAAAAAACATGCTGAACATTACAATGGTGTAGGCGACGCCACTAACCTAGAAAACATTACTTGCCCTACCGTTTTTCTCAGCCCCGCCAATGATTTCCACGGAAGAATTAATGACCTCCCGCAAACGATCAAAGAAATCAAGACCGATCAGTGGCGCATTGCAGCGGCCCCTCATAATAATCACCAGGATATCCCCGAAGCCGAAGTGGCGACTCAACTGTGGATGGATCAATACTTAAAACAGAGTTTCACTTGGCCCAAGGCTCCCACAACTCATGTCATGCTCAAAAACAATGCGAAACGCCCTATCATTGTCGTCAATGTCGATGAATCTATGCCCATAGAATCTGTGGAGGTTTATTATACCCAGCAAGGCTCTACGGTAGGTAAAGATCGACATAGACAGATCAATCAATTCTGGCATTTCGCCAAGCCTAATCTTCACAAGGGCAAATATGCCGCTGTGCTCGATCTCTACTCCACAGAAAAACCCCTCTGGGTTTACGCCAACGTGATCTACAAAATGGATAAAGAAGTCACTGGTGCGGGTTACTATTACGGAACTTATAAGGCGGATAAATTCATCAACTCTTCCTTACTAAAAATGATTGCACCCACTGAACTTCAGGCGGCAGGTATTGAAACAACTATCCAGAAAACTCTCAACTTCGAAGACTTTAAAGAAAATTGGGAGAAAGAATGGTTCACTTACAAAGTCCAGCAATGGGGTCGCAAAACTCACAAGCTTTATCACCCCGCTTATCAGCCTCCAAGTCCAAATTCCGCAATGACACTTAAGGTCTATGCTGAACAGGATAATGCCCTCATCATTGGCGTTGATAAATATGTCAAAGAATTTCAAGTCAAGGGTGGGCAAATCAACGAATTTACTTTCACTGCAACTGACTTTAAAGACGCTGATGACAAGATTCTCCCTTCATGGGAGGGTACCAAAGAATTCCGCTTGGTAGAATCGGAAGCCCTTCGTCCTAAAAGCGGTAAAGTCAAAATTATTGGCAAAGCCTGGCAGGGTCCTAAGCCTCAGTTTAAGGAATTGAATTGGATTAAGTGA
- a CDS encoding type II toxin-antitoxin system RelE/ParE family toxin, with protein MSKKYFLTRKAAIDFENIIKYTLEEWGLNQVSIYQNQLKNRLNAIVTFPDLGRKHPKLTTDIYYVSEGKHYIFYRQCDDGIEILRFLHHQMDIIKHISDEL; from the coding sequence ATGAGTAAAAAATACTTTTTAACTAGAAAAGCTGCAATAGATTTCGAAAATATTATTAAATATACACTCGAAGAATGGGGACTTAATCAAGTTTCTATTTACCAAAATCAATTAAAAAATAGGTTGAACGCCATTGTCACTTTCCCAGACCTTGGCAGAAAACATCCTAAGTTAACAACAGATATTTATTACGTCTCCGAAGGAAAGCATTATATCTTTTACAGACAATGTGATGATGGGATAGAAATACTTAGGTTTTTACACCACCAAATGGATATAATTAAACATATCTCAGATGAACTGTAG
- a CDS encoding type II toxin-antitoxin system ParD family antitoxin, producing the protein MNVSLTPELHDIVQRKVKSGLYSNASEVIRASIRNLEKEEQKQNSWNTLNKLLEDAADSGRSESTLDDIVNRVIKQNE; encoded by the coding sequence ATGAATGTATCACTCACTCCTGAATTACACGACATAGTTCAACGCAAAGTTAAATCTGGTTTATACTCTAATGCCAGTGAAGTTATTAGAGCCTCCATTAGAAACCTCGAAAAAGAAGAGCAAAAACAAAACTCTTGGAATACTCTCAATAAGCTACTAGAAGATGCAGCTGATTCTGGTAGGTCTGAATCAACTCTCGATGATATTGTAAATCGAGTCATAAAGCAGAATGAGTAA
- a CDS encoding sialate O-acetylesterase, with protein sequence MFKSKLSQALLLSASFLFQAQADITLPKIMDSQMVLQRNAKVPIWGWADQGEKVTVSFAGQTKTAMPNEKGKWMVELEPLQASAQGRDLIIKGKNSVTLNDILVGEVWLASGQSNMEWTFAQSNKQEFEYAKTFADNKNIRFFHVEHHLQAGTPMDDTLGRWKLPAEFIKHSHMVSAVGFYFAAKLHNELNVPIGILDANWGGMRIDNFISEEGYKSQNLPLRKHHQNNDPNVRLNKLKRMRDSIDHAITLAEKGITTSILEDRVNGWAENIIYNAMIAPLTPYAIKGAIWYQGESNRTDNKYFEKLKALSYGWSKAFRVKDIPLYQVQIAPFDYTRGQNPKDHTLGDNVWKAQYRGAKEILGVGIIPIHDTNINIKDIHPQHKRPVGERLADLALNKNYGKSNNASAPEFASAKSANGKVIVSFKNLKNSLTSFDGKPLTHFELSADGKNFVAAQAAIKGKTVEVTSASLPTPKYVRMGWSDIAIPNLCEKDGWPVYAFPAQEVK encoded by the coding sequence ATGTTCAAATCCAAGCTTTCTCAAGCACTCCTGCTCTCGGCTAGTTTCTTATTTCAGGCTCAGGCAGATATCACCCTACCAAAAATCATGGATTCCCAAATGGTGCTCCAGCGCAATGCCAAAGTTCCTATCTGGGGCTGGGCCGATCAGGGTGAAAAGGTCACCGTTTCTTTTGCGGGCCAGACAAAGACTGCCATGCCCAATGAGAAAGGAAAATGGATGGTGGAACTCGAACCCCTTCAGGCTTCTGCTCAAGGACGCGACCTCATCATCAAGGGGAAAAATTCCGTCACTTTAAACGACATCCTCGTCGGTGAAGTTTGGCTCGCCTCCGGCCAGTCCAACATGGAATGGACTTTTGCCCAAAGTAACAAGCAGGAATTTGAGTACGCCAAAACTTTTGCTGATAACAAAAACATTCGCTTTTTCCACGTGGAGCATCACCTCCAGGCAGGTACCCCCATGGACGACACCCTTGGTCGCTGGAAACTTCCCGCTGAATTTATTAAACACTCCCACATGGTTTCTGCCGTAGGCTTTTACTTTGCAGCGAAGCTACACAATGAGCTCAATGTTCCCATTGGAATTTTAGATGCTAACTGGGGTGGCATGAGAATTGATAATTTCATTTCTGAAGAGGGCTATAAAAGCCAAAATCTTCCCCTGCGTAAACACCATCAAAATAACGACCCCAATGTTCGTCTCAACAAACTCAAACGCATGCGTGACTCCATTGATCACGCTATTACACTCGCAGAAAAAGGCATCACTACCTCTATTCTCGAAGATCGCGTCAATGGCTGGGCTGAAAACATAATCTACAACGCCATGATCGCCCCGCTGACTCCCTACGCCATCAAAGGTGCCATTTGGTATCAGGGCGAATCCAACCGTACCGACAATAAATATTTTGAAAAACTTAAAGCTCTCTCCTACGGCTGGTCCAAAGCCTTCCGAGTTAAAGACATCCCCCTCTATCAAGTTCAGATTGCTCCTTTTGATTACACTCGTGGACAAAACCCAAAAGATCACACGCTCGGCGATAATGTCTGGAAAGCCCAATACCGCGGCGCCAAAGAAATCCTCGGCGTCGGCATCATCCCCATTCACGACACCAACATTAATATAAAAGATATCCACCCCCAGCATAAACGCCCCGTTGGTGAAAGACTTGCGGATCTCGCACTCAACAAAAACTACGGGAAGTCCAACAATGCTTCAGCTCCGGAATTCGCTTCTGCGAAGTCCGCAAACGGCAAAGTCATTGTCAGTTTTAAGAACCTCAAGAACTCACTCACCAGCTTTGACGGCAAGCCACTGACTCATTTTGAACTCTCTGCTGACGGCAAAAACTTTGTCGCTGCGCAAGCCGCAATTAAAGGCAAAACCGTGGAAGTCACTTCCGCATCCCTTCCCACCCCCAAATACGTTCGCATGGGCTGGAGCGACATCGCCATCCCTAACCTCTGCGAAAAAGATGGCTGGCCTGTCTACGCCTTCCCTGCACAGGAAGTTAAATAA
- a CDS encoding sulfatase-like hydrolase/transferase has protein sequence MYRFLLILFLSLPLFADTSFYTPGSDKKNLKFQGKINANLPNVLIIGDSISIGYHKEVVKLLEGKANVFRPKTNCGDTNKGVKSLDKWLGKTKWDVIHFNFGLHDLCYRHPDAKVYGHRDKVNGSVSVAIPQYKKNLEEIITRLKKTNAKLIWASTTFVPEGEAGRYQKDNRSYNSEARKIMVNNDIVVNDLFTISKQLPEKFKKPADVHYTSEGSSILAKRVAQFIAQELPKKASSKRPHIILFLIDDLGWNDIACYGSQFYETPHLDKMAKEGFRFTDAYAANPVCSPTRASILLGKYPSRVGLSNHSGSSGPKGPGHKLTPVPVKGNMPLEDITLAEALKEVGYKTAHIGKWHLQAHHDTSRNHFPEKHGFDLNIAGHRMGQPGSFYFPYKSKQHPSTNVPDMADGQEGDYLTDKLTDKAIHYIKENKDTPFFLNFWYYTVHTPIIPRQDLKKKYEAKANELGINKNQPGIPVLKSFARSSQNNPSYAAMVEAMDENIGRIFKTLKELQIDDETIIIFCSDNGGLSTSTGPNCPTSQLPLKAGKAWVYEGGIRIPFIIKWPGKKGGKELQAPVCTTDIYPTLLDMLKLPAKPEQHLDGVSLTSLMNGQAKELQREALFIHYPHYHHINSMGPAGAVRMGDYKLVEYYETGEFELYNLKEDIGEMNNLVKEQPERAAQMLKKLEQWRQQSNSPKPERNPHYDPQKDYRIKK, from the coding sequence ATGTACAGATTTCTACTCATTTTATTTCTTTCTCTTCCCCTCTTCGCCGACACATCATTTTACACGCCTGGTAGCGATAAAAAGAACCTCAAATTCCAAGGGAAAATCAATGCTAACTTACCCAATGTATTAATCATTGGGGATTCGATCTCCATTGGTTATCACAAAGAAGTCGTCAAACTACTTGAAGGTAAGGCCAATGTCTTCCGCCCCAAAACAAATTGTGGCGACACTAACAAGGGTGTGAAAAGCCTCGATAAGTGGCTGGGTAAGACCAAGTGGGATGTGATTCATTTTAACTTCGGTTTGCACGATCTCTGTTACCGCCACCCTGATGCCAAAGTCTATGGCCATCGCGATAAAGTGAATGGCAGCGTTTCAGTAGCAATCCCCCAGTACAAAAAAAACCTAGAAGAGATTATTACTCGACTCAAAAAAACTAATGCCAAACTCATTTGGGCCAGTACCACCTTTGTTCCCGAAGGCGAAGCGGGACGCTACCAAAAAGATAATCGCAGTTACAATAGCGAAGCTCGCAAAATCATGGTTAACAATGACATTGTCGTCAACGACCTCTTCACCATAAGTAAACAGCTCCCCGAGAAATTTAAGAAACCCGCCGATGTTCATTACACCAGCGAGGGTTCTTCGATTTTGGCAAAGCGAGTCGCACAATTTATTGCCCAAGAATTACCCAAGAAAGCTTCAAGTAAACGTCCTCATATCATCCTCTTTCTCATCGATGACTTAGGTTGGAATGATATCGCTTGCTACGGCAGTCAATTTTACGAAACTCCCCACCTCGATAAGATGGCCAAAGAAGGCTTTAGATTCACCGATGCTTATGCCGCCAATCCGGTCTGTTCTCCTACACGAGCGAGTATCCTTTTAGGTAAGTACCCGAGCCGTGTGGGCCTCAGCAATCATAGTGGTTCTTCTGGTCCCAAAGGTCCCGGACACAAACTCACACCCGTTCCCGTCAAAGGCAATATGCCCTTAGAGGACATTACTCTCGCCGAAGCCCTCAAAGAAGTGGGTTACAAAACGGCTCACATCGGTAAATGGCATCTCCAAGCTCACCACGATACTTCTCGAAATCACTTCCCCGAAAAACATGGCTTTGATCTCAATATTGCAGGACATCGCATGGGTCAGCCCGGCTCATTTTACTTCCCTTATAAAAGCAAGCAGCACCCCTCGACAAATGTTCCCGACATGGCAGATGGTCAAGAAGGTGATTACCTCACAGATAAACTCACTGATAAAGCCATCCATTATATCAAAGAGAATAAGGACACGCCCTTTTTTCTCAACTTTTGGTATTACACAGTTCACACCCCCATTATTCCTCGCCAAGACTTAAAAAAGAAATATGAAGCGAAGGCTAATGAACTCGGCATCAACAAAAACCAGCCCGGAATTCCAGTCCTCAAAAGTTTTGCGCGCTCTTCGCAAAATAACCCAAGTTATGCCGCCATGGTCGAAGCCATGGACGAGAATATCGGCCGCATCTTCAAAACTCTTAAGGAACTCCAAATCGACGATGAAACCATCATTATATTTTGCTCCGATAATGGCGGATTATCCACGAGTACGGGTCCCAATTGCCCCACCTCACAACTGCCGCTCAAAGCCGGCAAGGCCTGGGTTTATGAAGGAGGTATTCGCATCCCATTTATTATCAAGTGGCCCGGAAAGAAAGGCGGCAAAGAACTCCAAGCTCCCGTGTGTACCACAGATATCTATCCGACCCTCCTCGATATGCTGAAGCTCCCGGCAAAACCAGAACAGCACCTAGATGGCGTGTCTTTAACATCCTTAATGAACGGGCAAGCAAAGGAACTTCAAAGGGAAGCACTGTTTATTCATTACCCCCATTACCATCACATTAATTCCATGGGGCCCGCGGGTGCAGTACGCATGGGCGATTACAAACTCGTGGAATACTACGAGACAGGGGAGTTTGAGCTCTACAATCTCAAAGAAGATATTGGCGAAATGAACAACCTCGTCAAAGAACAGCCAGAACGCGCCGCGCAAATGCTCAAAAAACTTGAGCAGTGGCGTCAGCAAAGCAATAGTCCCAAACCTGAGCGCAATCCCCATTACGATCCACAAAAAGATTATCGCATCAAAAAATAG
- a CDS encoding 3-keto-disaccharide hydrolase has translation MAGLIYCLLINIVKGFMMKYFNFVLLASFMFFSVSAEEGFTALFNGKDLSGWTVRNGTGTYRVENGAIIGKTTDGSKNTFLCSDKLFSDFELTLEVKLINDQLNSGIQIRSNDNNAKKRVNGPQVEVEATKGKGAESGYIYGEACGGWMTPKAKLKPHTLMKNGEWNTVLIIAKGAKIQTWINGTQVSDLTDDAKLKSHPEGFIGLQVHSIPKGKGPYEVTWKNIMIKDLK, from the coding sequence ATGGCAGGTCTTATTTACTGCTTATTAATTAATATCGTTAAGGGTTTTATGATGAAATACTTCAATTTTGTTCTTCTTGCTTCATTCATGTTTTTTTCAGTTAGTGCTGAAGAGGGCTTTACGGCACTTTTTAATGGCAAAGATTTAAGTGGCTGGACTGTGCGCAATGGGACGGGAACTTATCGAGTCGAAAATGGCGCCATCATCGGCAAAACAACTGATGGCAGTAAAAATACTTTTTTATGTTCAGATAAATTATTCAGTGACTTTGAGTTAACGCTAGAGGTAAAACTGATTAATGATCAGCTTAATTCCGGTATACAGATCCGTTCTAATGATAATAATGCTAAAAAACGAGTCAATGGACCACAAGTTGAAGTGGAAGCAACTAAGGGAAAAGGCGCGGAGTCAGGTTATATCTATGGCGAAGCATGCGGTGGATGGATGACTCCCAAAGCCAAACTTAAGCCACATACCCTCATGAAAAACGGTGAATGGAATACCGTTCTCATTATTGCGAAGGGCGCAAAAATTCAAACTTGGATCAATGGTACGCAAGTTTCTGACCTCACTGATGACGCAAAGTTAAAAAGCCACCCCGAAGGTTTCATCGGCCTTCAGGTTCACTCCATCCCAAAGGGCAAAGGCCCCTATGAGGTGACTTGGAAAAATATTATGATCAAAGATTTGAAGTAG
- a CDS encoding ThuA domain-containing protein produces MKKIALKYLTVLFIFTAFLQAADKKKILFLAGKPSHSSGDHEFRAGCMILAEKLNQSGLAIEAKVHYYGWPKDESIFDDVDACVIYADAGGRFGDKYEFLNNKVKKDGMGIMFMHYGVHPSKEVGEKYFTNWIGAYMANSQSVNPHWIADLKPVAKEDISRGVTPFTAYDEFYFNMVWPTKDDCCRPVAVATPTPDKIVRYINMWNQHGEKCFGKEQALMWCRDPKAEEGGRGVGFVGGHYHRNWAVDEFRKLVLNAIVWTARMEVPKGGVPAGKVTEADLNKNLDKKKRGIKYIKLPTSELYKQKAMPQPWFDEKGKRHKGPKPTQN; encoded by the coding sequence TTGAAAAAAATTGCCTTAAAGTACCTTACCGTCCTCTTTATTTTCACTGCCTTTCTACAGGCAGCTGACAAGAAAAAAATCCTCTTTTTAGCGGGAAAACCAAGTCATAGTAGTGGTGATCATGAATTCCGCGCCGGTTGCATGATTTTAGCTGAAAAACTCAATCAATCGGGTTTAGCTATCGAAGCCAAAGTTCATTATTACGGCTGGCCCAAGGACGAAAGTATCTTTGATGATGTGGATGCTTGTGTCATTTATGCTGATGCTGGTGGACGTTTCGGTGATAAGTATGAGTTCTTGAATAATAAAGTCAAAAAAGATGGCATGGGCATTATGTTCATGCACTATGGCGTTCATCCCTCAAAAGAGGTTGGTGAAAAATACTTCACAAATTGGATCGGTGCCTATATGGCTAACTCCCAATCGGTCAACCCCCACTGGATTGCCGACCTCAAGCCCGTGGCAAAAGAAGATATTTCACGTGGCGTCACTCCCTTCACAGCCTATGACGAATTTTATTTCAACATGGTTTGGCCCACTAAAGATGACTGCTGTCGTCCCGTAGCTGTCGCAACTCCAACACCCGATAAAATTGTTCGCTACATCAATATGTGGAATCAGCATGGCGAAAAATGTTTTGGTAAAGAGCAAGCCCTAATGTGGTGCAGAGATCCCAAAGCAGAAGAAGGAGGTCGCGGAGTTGGTTTCGTAGGTGGTCACTATCACCGCAACTGGGCCGTTGATGAATTCCGTAAGCTCGTACTCAATGCGATTGTTTGGACAGCTCGTATGGAAGTCCCCAAGGGTGGCGTTCCCGCTGGCAAAGTCACAGAAGCTGATTTGAATAAAAACCTAGATAAGAAAAAAAGAGGCATCAAATATATTAAGCTTCCGACTTCTGAGCTATATAAACAAAAAGCCATGCCTCAACCGTGGTTTGATGAAAAAGGTAAACGACACAAAGGTCCCAAGCCTACTCAAAATTAA
- a CDS encoding ThuA domain-containing protein, translating to MKSFLFILVFGFCLQAQHLWQKPKAPLKKEVLQELIGPLQNKSLSREIKVLWLYGFDKHHTPGAHDYVKVKDLMLGLLKSVPKITIDEAFQFPTEQQFAEADIICMYLHFENLSDQKITQLQNYIEAGGHVIALHESVIIRPSEKGEKLSKCLGCAWNEGQSKWGALFDKIKIDNSHPIFKNFPAQLSLSDEFYWDLHQQENINVIGKVKSGSPRHSKKPASKDQLSKEYHPVFWTYELGKGRVFATSAGHNTFTYYDPKFRLILLRAMAWCLQEPINPFIPLVYKGIEQDGLIGTTNPMRHWKGKKRR from the coding sequence GTGAAAAGCTTTCTTTTCATCCTAGTTTTTGGCTTTTGCCTACAGGCGCAGCACCTCTGGCAAAAGCCTAAAGCCCCCCTAAAAAAAGAAGTCCTTCAAGAACTTATTGGCCCACTTCAAAACAAAAGCCTCAGTCGCGAAATCAAGGTCCTGTGGCTCTATGGCTTCGACAAGCATCACACCCCTGGTGCCCATGACTACGTAAAAGTTAAAGATTTGATGCTCGGCTTACTTAAATCCGTGCCAAAAATCACTATTGATGAAGCCTTTCAGTTCCCCACTGAACAACAATTCGCTGAAGCCGACATCATCTGCATGTACCTGCATTTTGAAAACCTCAGCGACCAGAAAATCACTCAATTACAAAATTATATTGAAGCTGGAGGTCATGTCATTGCTCTGCATGAGAGTGTCATTATTCGCCCCAGTGAAAAGGGAGAAAAGCTTTCCAAATGCCTCGGCTGTGCGTGGAATGAGGGGCAATCCAAGTGGGGCGCGCTCTTTGACAAAATTAAAATTGATAACTCTCACCCCATCTTCAAAAACTTTCCTGCTCAACTCAGCCTCTCCGATGAGTTTTATTGGGACCTGCATCAGCAAGAAAATATTAATGTCATTGGCAAAGTCAAAAGTGGCTCTCCAAGACACAGTAAAAAACCTGCTAGCAAAGATCAGCTCTCAAAAGAGTACCACCCCGTTTTCTGGACTTATGAACTAGGTAAAGGTCGCGTTTTTGCGACTTCCGCAGGTCACAATACCTTCACCTATTACGACCCAAAATTCCGTCTCATCCTCTTGCGGGCCATGGCTTGGTGCCTCCAAGAACCCATCAACCCTTTCATTCCCCTCGTTTACAAAGGCATTGAACAAGATGGCCTCATAGGAACTACCAACCCCATGCGCCACTGGAAAGGAAAAAAACGGCGTTAA
- a CDS encoding type II secretion system protein has protein sequence MSKNRRNNYRHSLETKSFTLIELLVVVAIIGILSSLLLPSLGKAREKARIAVCTSNQKQITISTALFMDDNEGYFPASNSNGSTSWDDHLGQYDGRGLDEAMMAGAFGKWGAMQTELPGGKEHGAIYRCPLDDREDPVFIMRTYGQSSLIYGGPINPAFQLGAHRGIAGFWVRGAGDIPSASMKASDLNSSNDVIAYAENFAPLDSQPVVGVDNLVRLRLGNSWEWGGINPEIFQLNDPSHSDMKFNFAMADGHVEKMNYIQSMVRTDGGVGTTADTSGTKWDSAR, from the coding sequence GTGAGTAAAAATCGACGGAACAATTATAGACATTCCTTGGAGACCAAATCATTTACACTCATCGAGCTTCTCGTTGTGGTCGCCATTATCGGGATTTTGAGCTCTTTGCTTTTGCCTTCACTTGGCAAAGCCCGTGAAAAAGCCAGGATCGCTGTCTGCACCAGTAATCAAAAGCAAATTACTATTTCCACAGCCTTATTTATGGATGATAATGAAGGTTATTTTCCTGCTTCTAACTCAAATGGTTCTACTAGCTGGGATGACCACCTAGGTCAATACGACGGCCGCGGTTTAGATGAAGCCATGATGGCAGGGGCATTTGGAAAATGGGGCGCCATGCAGACAGAGCTACCTGGTGGTAAAGAGCATGGCGCGATATACCGTTGCCCACTAGACGATCGAGAAGATCCTGTATTCATTATGAGAACTTATGGACAATCATCACTAATTTATGGAGGCCCCATTAATCCAGCTTTTCAACTTGGCGCTCACCGAGGTATCGCTGGTTTTTGGGTTAGAGGGGCTGGTGACATACCAAGTGCTTCAATGAAAGCTAGTGATTTAAACAGTAGTAATGACGTTATTGCCTACGCCGAAAATTTTGCCCCTCTTGACTCGCAGCCAGTTGTTGGCGTAGATAATTTAGTTAGACTACGTCTAGGTAACTCCTGGGAATGGGGTGGTATCAACCCTGAGATCTTTCAATTAAATGACCCCTCTCACAGTGACATGAAATTTAATTTTGCCATGGCCGATGGCCATGTGGAAAAAATGAATTACATCCAATCTATGGTTCGCACTGACGGTGGGGTAGGAACAACTGCTGATACATCAGGTACCAAATGGGATTCAGCTCGATAA